aatagaaaagcTTTAGCGCCGGATATCGAAACACCTCAGACCTCGCCTGCACACCCTTGCCCTGCGTTCTCTCCGATAAACCCCTTACCGGGgagtagtatataggtactaaagtgTAGGTACTATACTATACCATATCTGAGCGCGTAAATGTgtggcgtgtgtgtgtgtgtatgtgtgtggtATTAACCGGAAAGAGCGCCGCCGCCGGGTTTCATTTGGTTAATGGACGCGCCGCCGCGTCGAGTCGCGTGACTTCCGTCGGGGAATGCGCGTGCTCGCCGCCACCACCGCGCGGGGCGGCGATTACTTATTATTGCGGAGAGACATATTTTACGCGCGGGACGAGACGAGACGAGCCGCCGCGGGTCACACACTATAGGGGAGGGGATGACCGATGGTAAAACGACGCACACGCGCCGGGGTCGGACatacgatgatgatgatgatgatgacgatgataataataataatttattgtgtcgATTTGACTTACAGTTCACGTGCTGGTTCAATGgtgtaaataatgttttttttgtatccacacacacacacacacacacacacacacgcaattCTACACATCAATTCTACGTGTAGGTATAGAAATTGACAATCGTTTGATTTACTGCACAAGACTGCATTTTATACCATTTTccaatattgataatatcataccattatattatctCGTATTATAACAAgaacaaataaataagtaaaacaaaCGACGGTGAAATTTATCTCCAATAGGTAGGTCACATTGTGCCAATaatatgtacagtgtacactgcAGTACATTATTGTTCACAcatctatctatatattttatgtgtgttaatatacttattatgcaACTATGCGAGTAATAGTGAGTTGTAGGCACTCCATTTCACCACATTCTATTTCTTTAAAAACtgactatataaatacaaacgatattaaaattaattgctgCCTTTgttattgttgaaatatttgttgacagaacacttaatatttaaccatattatcatcttatgtcataaaaaatatgtttataaacattttaaccataagcattaaacattaaaatgactcttatttagttaaaacaattttaacaccttttaaaaattccaatcataaatataattcttaaaagctaaaaagtaaaattataattacctacctatattatcgaGTCACATCGATAATGGATATAATTTAATCACACcatagtaataaatttaaacaaaaaaaaataattacagctAGATACCTATATGCACCAGAAAATATCATATAAGCAAATAGATATATAGTACTATTGAATTAACACTAAGTTTCTGTGAATTGTacgctttttttataaaatatagttattcaaaaaatcaattattcagCCTACCTGctgttttgaaaattatcaCACATAACTAGACATAATAATTCTAAGAATTTCTAGTAATTTATATGTGACATTAATTTTGTTCGTGTCATTTGTACGCGCAAAATTATTATGCAGAACACTCGACTCACTGTGTGATCAATTTAAAGTATCGTGAATTGAATCAACTCGCAggaatacataggtactttcTTAGGAAGAAAAACAACTAAACACGGTTgcatgaataataaatacaagtaATATCTCAGACTTCTCAGAGTAGCCATCACAGCCGGAACAACGTTTCTTGTCTGGCGCATTGCATGCAAACTCCAAACAAGTATTTTAGTGTAAGAATGATCGTTCAAGTCCCTTGAACTTGTTTGTCTCTATTTTTTAATCACataacattatcatttatcagctGTGTCAAACATTTGCACACTATAGGAGCACAACTGCACAAGTTGGGTGCAGGTACCTTTACCTTACGATTTGGCATTATTATAAAGATCGTGACCTTTTACAATATTCCGATTTCACATGTTCTtccaatgaatattttaaagatcttttgtaaataatactattgagcttttacctacctattaaaaatgttaaagcaatataatttaattaggaATTTGTCCATTCCTATTTCCTATAAAACATTGCCTACTATTACATAAttgttgattaaatataaaatgaaaaatacatagaTACTGAATTGACAAATATgactatattttgtatttttgttaatatttacacTCATATTTTGAAATGAAGTCTTCAAAGTGTACATCGACGACAACAtgtctaaaatgtttttttatatttattatgtacgcacacatttatttttgacGTAAAGAATGTTATATTGCGGTTGTATACCATTTTATGACAGTTCATTCATGTAGaggataatataaattaatattatataagttataaccgtaTCGGATGTTTTGTCGTCACATTCGCATTGGATAATGTGTAATTTACCGGCCAATGGCCATAGATCGGTTTATTATTGATCGTAAAAAAGGAACAGTATTCACTGGGATTGATTGTTATCAAATGAACAAACAACACgatttgattttaatgtttaatttattattgcagtCGAAGTTAAAAGATTTCAAGCCACCACTGCATTatcgttcataataataatatggtaaaatcGGCAACATATTGTGTACTTAAACGGCTATATATGATACATGAACGTATAGAGCTCAAAAGTTGTGTAAgatattttgcatttattttcCGATGCTTCTCAAATCtaagaattttgattttgcatatttttaattgtttttattctagTCGTTTTATCTATTAAGTTTCTAACGTGTTCCTAATAATCCCTGTTATAGATTCCGTCAGCGCTTTAAACGTATAACCGTAAATttctattgaataaataaaagcgTGTCGCCATCATGTTTGAAGTACCAACaattcattgtttattttatattcctattttgtttgttatttgaTGTGATTAAactttatgttataatttattagttggTTTTTCAGTGCAGGTGTCACTACGGGtcgttgaaaatttttttttttaattttgactacCTATGCTTAGtgcttgtatttttttaaaccataataatataaatttcgttGACGAGTTTTATGTgttgaaacaaattaattacGAATGTCGACGTAAAACTATTGTACCTAGTAATTTGGTGTAAGCGTCAATGtgagtatattttatgtcaACAAATCTggaatattgaaaatttatgttgaaaaaataatgttcctttataaaaaatttaatatgtcaAACACATAGGCATGTTTACGATTGTACGACACTTGGGCGCTGGACAATTGGGCGCGGAAAATTGGGTTATGGGACAATTGGGCGCAATGAAAATTGGGTGCCGTACATTTGGGTACaagaacatttatttattaattaaattaaaaataaaataaaaataataatatatataataaaaataaaaataagaaaaaatcataaaattataggtacttaaacatttagacattattaatacatttattttattatgatagatTTTGAGCAATGCCTTTAAAAAATCGTTTATACTGcggttttcaaaatcattacaGATTGCTTTAATTCTAGAAGCTgtgtctttatattttttaagtttttgtctTGGTTCCGTTCCAGCCAAAAATTGATGCATTTTTAAACgattaagtttttcttttttttttagcgcTTCGATAAACTTCCATATCGAAGGATGGAGTGCATTTAATGttgaattaaatgtattatgccACCCCTCTACTGAATTGTTTGTTTTAGGAATATCATATTTAACAAGATTGTAACAATTCCATAGCTGTATTGGAAATCTGGGATTTCGGCGTTTTTAATTACGACATAATTTCCCAATCCACGTACTCTCAAAATAATCCAAAAAATCTGATAATAAGgtttcattttcaatataaaactcAGTTTCCAAAATTGCTTCGTATGCATTAATTACCAAATGCGGAGGAACAAATGATAATgcatttaactttttaatgtttaatgcgAAATTAGATTCTTCACGATATTTAATAGCTAACCCGCTATCTTGAATATGTCTCCATAGAGCTTgcgaataatgaaaaaaacatcCATGTAATGACGTATTTGGGAACAccttttttattgcatttatggTTGAAAGCTCGAAATCAAGCATAAAAGTTTTTGGTTTAAGTtccagttttaaatttaaaattatttcaaataaacggACATAAGTTTCTTCCGTTTTATTTGGAAGGAGAGCGAATAAAAATGGCAAAACGTTACTGTATTGTATACCATGAATGGTATATAGTTGGTAAAAAATAGTTGGTGCACTAGAGAATGTACCATCTGCATACCAATTGTTACAATtggttatcaaatttaaattttcttctgtcgaataaattaaaattcgcGGTTTTCCTGATTTTTCATCGTTACTGTCATATAACAAAAATGgcttactataaattattgttttgtactCCGCAGGAATTACTAGCTCATCTAATGTTCTAGGATTTGTTGGTGCCATAATTTCTTTTTGACGAATACgttgtatagtttttttcatTGAAGAAATTCCAGATAATTTACTTGCGACAGATTCAGTTacctatatgataatttaaacgattattcatatatttttataattaataacttaaaatttttatttataattattagtttcaaataatttaaattaattacctcTTTCGACATAGTACTCAAAACTACTTGTGAACTCAGCTCTATTTCTTTtgctatttttttcatattttcaatagCCTGTTTTGCTTCAATTTTTGAACGATCCGGCCGATGGTTATGTTCACGATTACTTTCTTTTGTTACTTCTCCCTTTTCTACATGTACTCGACCCGgacattttttactattattttcaatacagcGCCAAATTGTTTTTTCATTAGTTGAGCGttctaatttgtataaatagcCTTTAAAAATTAGCAGGTCTCGATTCTTTTCACTTTTAACGAATTCACACattgtaaaaagaaatatttcatataacacaaattatttagCACTTAATTGTGTTACCAGCGCATGAACGTGATATACTAAATAAGTATCAAAATTCGTATCGTATTGTTAGATTATAAATTCTTATCCGtgttatatgtattgtaattggGAATTTTggcaataatattgataagtaCAATAGAACGCTGATTATCCGAACGCCTATTAACcggacgtgaaaaaaaaataataaaaggtctaataatatttttaattgcattgAACAACTGTGGATATTTAACCAGACTAAAATATCACCATTTTTCAAACCTTAGTCCGTCTATTGATATTCGCTCCTAATTGTCTTGCACCCAATTGTCATTGCGCCTAAAAGTCCCGCACCCAATTTTCCGCCCCCTATTGTCCCGCGCCCAATTTTCTGCACCCAAGTGTCGGCATACCCATGTTTACGAGTATGATGATGGtcatgaagttagccccccccACTTTGGCGGATTCACTTCAAACCAGcggcaatatttagcaaattaattgcaaataatggCAAATTAGTTTTTAGGATTTGCAAATTTAGTGCACGCtcgcaaactaaaaaaatgatttggggggctaacttcatgcagcccccccccactttgtccgatccaTTCCACaccaacgccaatatttagcaaattaattgcaaataattgcaaatcggTTTTTAGAATacgattatatgattatatgatttattatttgtattttgtttctcTTATTTATTACACCATGCTACTAAACAGTCTCGAGCTtctgtaatatacattatttatgcactatttataaatattttacttttaataattttcaataaacataatttttactaattacttttagtgttttgatattttgtatttataatccataattagtatattcaatttattgtttttatttaaaattaattcaatactttaattttaattttaactaaatgtattaattatttatgtataaatcattgttattaattattcttataacttttagatacctatacctagtaaacctacattattttaattaattatttttagaaatctttttgatcattattattaaatttaaaaaaattcataaacattcataaacattataacaataatacaaatatattttcaccaatttgcaattatttgcaattaatttgctaaattttatattagcgCTGGTTTGAAACGAATCGGAAAAAGTGGGGGGCtgtgtgtattaaataaaaaatctatatttaataaaaatctatatttgataaaataa
This genomic window from Metopolophium dirhodum isolate CAU chromosome 1, ASM1992520v1, whole genome shotgun sequence contains:
- the LOC132948119 gene encoding uncharacterized protein LOC132948119: MLFSLEWNDSQTLVVRIVELENSAQIVGGNKLEKNRDLLIFKGYLYKLERSTNEKTIWRCIENNSKKCPGRVHVEKGEVTKESNREHNHRPDRSKIEAKQAIENMKKIAKEIELSSQVVLSTMSKEVTESVASKLSGISSMKKTIQRIRQKEIMAPTNPRTLDELVIPAEYKTIIYSKPFLLYDSNDEKSGKPRILIYSTEENLNLITNCNNWYADGTFSSAPTIFYQLYTIHGIQYSNVLPFLFALLPNKTEETYVRLFEIILNLKLELKPKTFMLDFELSTINAIKKVFPNTSLHGCFFHYSQALWRHIQDSGLAIKYREESNFALNIKKLNALSFVPPHLVINAYEAILETEFYIENETLLSDFLDYFESTWIGKLCRN